In Bradyrhizobium manausense, the sequence TGGAAAAAGCGGCCGGCGTCGGCAACGTCTGGTCGCTTGAGACGCTGCGTCGCTGGCTGGCCGAAAAGGCCGGCAGCGACGACGTCGCGACCCTCAAGGAATATGTCAACGTCATCCCCGAGCATCTGGTGCGACGCTTCATTGACGCCGAGCAGGATGCGGTGGTCGTGGCCGGTCGCGTGCCGGACAAGGACTCCAGCCAGCTCCTGCCGATCGTCGACAAGCTCGATTCCGAGCTCGACGCCGTCCGCAAGAAGCATCCCGGCTACGAGGTTGCCGTCACCGGCCTCGCCGCCATCGCAGCGCGCAACTCGGCCGGCATGATCGAGAAGCTGAACCGCGGCCTCACCGTCGAATTCGCGCTGGTCGCGATCTTCATCGGCCTGGCCTTCCGCTCATGGGTGGTGATGTTTGCCTGCATCCTGCCGGGCATCTTCCCGGTGGTGATGTCGGGAACGGTGCTGTGGGCAATGGGCGAGGGCTTGCAATTCGCCAGCGTCGTCGCGCTCACCGTCTCGTTCGGTCTCGGCCTGTCCGCAACCATCCACTTCCTCAATCGCTTGCGATTGGAGAGCAAGCCCGGCGTCGGTTCTGCGCTTGCGGTGGAACGTGCGACCGTGCTGGTCGGTCCCGCGCTGATCCTGACCACGGTGGTGCTGGCCTGCGGCCTCGTCGTCACCGTGTTCTCGGACCTGCCGTCGCTGCGGCTGTTCGGCTGGCTCAGCGCCTTCTCGATGGTGGCGGCGCTGGTCGCGGACCTCTTCATCCTGCGGCCGACGGCGATGTGGCTGATCAACCTGCACACCAGGCTGCAGGGCCCCGACAAGCCGGCGATCTGAGCGGGGCGGCGAACGCGTACCAGCAAGAAGCCCCCGGCTCGCGAGAGCCGGGGGCTTCTTCTCGAAGACCGGGATAAGGCGATCAGCCCTTCGTCATCGTGATGTTGACGCCGCGAATCTCGCCCTTGGACGAGATCTGCACCGTCTGCTTGGAGCCGTTGGTGCGCAGCGACAGATTGGCGGCAAAACCGTTGGCCTCGACGAACACGTCGATCTGGCCGCCGCCGGCCGTGCCTTGCAAATTGCCGAAGATGTTGCGGTTGGACTCGCTCCAGTTGCCGGAAATCCGCTCGCCCTGGCTGGTCACATCGCTGGTGAGGTCGAACTTGTAGCTGTCGGAGGCGCAGTGCAGCGCCTGCTTGAGGCTGAGGCCGGTGCCGGCAACCTTGTAATCCGCCTTGCAGCGGATGCGCTCGGTCGAACCATCGGACAGCGAAACCGTACCGGTGCCGGTCCACGCCCCGTCGAAACCGGCGAACGGTCCGGACGACTGAGCGTGGCTCGCCGCGACCGAGAAGAGCAGCGCCGCACCAATGCCGGCCGCCTTGATTGCCAGTTCAGATCGCCCAAAGAATTTCATCATCAGTATCCCGTTTTTGGAACGACGCCCGTTCTTGAAAGGACGTCTCGCCACATCGAAAGTTTAGTGTTGCGAGCCTGTGTCAGGTTCAAGCGGGCGATGTCTGCTTCGAAGCCTGGCCACCCACGATGTCAGGCTCGTGCAGCGGTCCAGCCATGATCTGGACCCGGATTCCCTCTGTTTCCATGTGTTTCCGGCCGGAATGGCCGGTCGGACAGATGCAGCTCTGCAACAGGTATGCAGTAAAACGTCGCCTCCCAGAATTATGACGTAGTATCAAACTCTTACATCTGCCAATGAAGACAGAGGGAAGACCTGATTTGGTCGGTGCGGCACCAATTTGGCCGCATTTGCCAGCGCTTGTGGCCTTCTCCGGTACCGCTCTCATCCCGCGGTAACTTGCCATCAGAACAATCCGTTCCCGTTGTGCCCTGTGCTGTCCGGGATTGGTGCGATTCTGCCGTCAGAATGAAGGAATACAATGCGTAAGCTTCTCGTCGCTCTCACCCTGCTGTCGGCAACTCTTTCGACGGCGGCTTTCGCCCAGGCTGGACGCGGCACGGACGCCGAGCAGAAGGCCTGCACGCGCGATGTGCAGAAGTTCTGCCGCCCCGTCATCGACCAGGGCGATTTCACCATCCTGGCCTGCCTCAAGGAGAACCGGGCCAAGATCTCGCAGGCCTGCGACCAGGTCCTGAAAGACCACAACCAGTAAGCTCGGCCACTGGCCCACAAAGGCGGCCCTGGGGCCGCCTTTTCAGGCCTGAAACGGTAGGGCTGCCATCGCGAGACAGGATTGGTTTTACGGCCGTATTCCCCTATATGGGGGCCGCGGCGGCGTCGCCGGCATGAGCCCACGCGAACGCAAAAGCCCTTCCTGTCCAAACGATTGTTGATCAGCCCTCGATGACCTCCGCGAACGAATTGCGATCCGGCAAAGGTGACCGCGACGAGAATTTTCCCGTCGCGTCCTGGATCATTCATCCGCGTCATCGCGCGCTGATTCTGGCGTACTACAATTTCGTCCGCACCGCCGACGACATCGCCGACCACGCCACGCTGCCGGCGGACGAAAAGCTTCGCTATCTCGACCTGTTCGAGGCGGAACTGCTCGGCAAGGGCGAGACCCAGGCCGAGGCTGTCGTGTTGCGCCGTGCGTTGGCCGAACGCGGCATGGCACCGCGCCACGCGCTCGATGTGCTGATCGCGTTCCGCATGGACGTGACCAAGCTGCGCTATGAGAACTGGGACGAGGTCATCCACTATTGCCGCTATTCGGCGATGCCGGTCGGCCGCTTCATGCTCGATGTCCACGGCGAGAGCACGGCGACCTGGGCCGCGTCGGACGCGCTCTGCGCCGGCCTGCAGATCAACAATCATCTGCAGGATTGCGGCAAGGATTTCCGCGAGCTCAATCGCGTCTATCTGCCGCGTGACGCGCTGGCCGCAAGCGGCGCGACCGTCGAGCAGCTCGGCCTGACGCAGTCGCCGCCGGCGATGCTGGCCTGCCTTCAGGGCCTCGCCGTGCGCAACGAGGCGCTGCTGGGTGAGGGCAGGTCGCTGAGCGCCGAGATCAGGGATGTCCGTCTCGGCGTCGACGTCGCGGTGATCCAGGCTTACGCCGACCGTATCGTGCGCCTGCTGAAGGTGCGCGATCCCCTGCGTGAGCGCGTGCATCTGAACAAGTTCGAACTGCTCATGTTCAGCCTTGCCGGCATGGTCGGTGAACTCGGCCGCCGTGCGATCGGCCGCAAGGCCATCTCGAATCCGGGGACTGCCCATGACGCTTGAGGCGACCGCGCCCAGCGCCGATTATGGCTCGTCCGCATCGAACAGCTCCTTCTACGCTGCGATGCGTATCCTGCCGCGCGACCAGCGCGAGGCGATGTTCCAGATCTACAGCTTCTGCCGCCAAGTCGACGACATCGCCGATTCCGACGGTCCGCGTGACCAGCGGCTCGCTGCGCTGCAGGAATGGCGCAACGACATCGATGCGCTCTACCAGGGCAATCCGCCGCCGCGGCTGAAGGACTACGTCGCCTCGGTGAAGACGTTCGGCCTGAAGCGCGAGGATTTCCTCGCCATCGTCGATGGCATGGAAATGGACGTACCGCAGGACATCCGCGCGCCCGACATGGCGACGCTCGATCTCTACTGCGACCGCGTTGCCAGCGCCGTCGGGCGGCTGTCGGTGCGGGTGTTCGGCCTGCCCGAGGAAGACGGCATTCAGCTCGCCCATCATCTCGGCCGCGCGCTGCAACTCACCAACATCCTGCGCGACATCGACGAGGATGCAACGCTCGGCCGGCTCTATCTGCCGCGCGAGGCGCTGCTGCATGCCGGCATCACCTCCGACGATCCGAACCGCGTCATTGCCGAGCGCGCGCTGCCGAAGGTCTGCCTGCCGCTGACGCAGCGCGCGAAGGCGCATTTCGAAAAGTCGGACGAGATCATGAACCGCAACAGGCGCCGCGTGGTGCGCGCGCCGCGGATCATGTCGAAATACTACCATTCCATTCTGGACCTCCTGATCGCGCGCGGCTTCAACGCGCCGCGCGAGTCGGTGCGTGTGTCGAAGGTCACGCGCTTCGCGATCCTGTTCCGATACGCTTTCATCTGATGCAGAACACAGCTCACATCATCGGCGCTGGAATTTCCGGCCTCTCCGCCGCTGTGCGGCTCGCCAATGCCGGCTACAAGCTCGCCGTGCACGAGGCGACGCACCAGGCCGGCGGCCGCTGCCGCTCCTATTTCGACGGCGCCACCAATCTCACCATCGACAACGGCAATCATCTGCTGTTGTCCGGCAACAGCCACGCGCGCGCCTATGCGCGCTCGATCGGCACCGAGGCGGGCCTGGTCGGGCCTGAGACCGCGCAGTTTCCCTTCGTCGACATCAAGACCGGGCAGCGCTGGCAGATCGATCTCGGCAATGGCCGCTGGCCTGCCTGGGTGCTCGATGAGGGGCGCCGCGTCCCCGATACGGGCCTTACCGATTACCTCAAGCTGGCGCCGCTGATCTGGGCGTCGGAACAGACGTTGGTCGGCAAGTCCATTCCCTGCGAGGGCATTCTCTATCAGCGTCTGGTGCAGCCGCTGCTGCTCGCGGCGCTCAATGTCGATCCGCCCGAAGGCTCGGCCGGGCTCGCCGGTGCGATCGTGCGCGAGACGCTGCTTGCGGGCGGGCAGGCCTGTCGTCCGCTGATCGCGCGCGACGGCCTCAGCGCCGTGCTGATCGAGCCTGCCGTGAAGTTTTTGCAGGACCGCGGCCACACCGTTCAACTCGGCCATGAGCTGCGCTCCTTCGTCAGCGCCGACGGCAAGGTCGGTGCGCTGAATTTTGGCGGCGAGGACGTCGTCCAGCTCTCTGCCGGCGACGTGATCGTGATGGCAGTGCCGCCGCGCGCGGCGACGAGCCTGCTGCCGGGCCTGACCGCGCCGACCGAATTCCGTGCCATCGTCAATGCGCATTTCCGCGTTGAGCCGCCGCCGGGTTCGGCACCGATCCTGGGCGTCATCGGCGGCGTCGTGGAATGGCTGTTCGCGTTCCCGAACCGGCTCTCCGTCACCATCAGCAATGGCGACCGCCTGGTCGACATGCCGCGCGAGGAACTCGCGCAGGCGATCTGGAACGACGTCTGCGAGGCTGGTGGCGTGTCGGGCGAGCTGCCTCCGTGGCAGATCGTGCGCGAACGCCGTGCCACATTTGCGGCAACCCCGGCGCAGAACGCCCTGCGTCCAGGGCCGGCGACTACGCTGAAAAACCTGTTTCTTGCCGGCGATTGGACTGCTACGGGATTGCCTGCAACCATCGAGGGATCGGTCCGGTCCGGTGACCGCGCCGCAGATCTGGTTTTGGCCGCAAAGCGGCCCTGACGGGCAAATGCCCCCGTCAATTTCAATCGACGATCGGAGCAATCGAGCGACATGGATTCCGTGAACGCGACCAGCCGCGAAGCCCTGGAATCGAAAGCTTTGGAAACGAGCATTGCCTCGGCCACGCAAGGCGTGCTCGACTTCCAGCAACCCGACGGCCATTGGGTGTTCGAGCTCGAGGCCGACGCCACCATTCCCGCCGAATACATCCTGCTGCGCCATTATCTCGCCGAGCCCGTCGACACGGTGCTCGAGGCCAGGATCGCCAACTATCTGCGCCGCATCCAGGGCGCCCACGGCGGCTGGCCGCTGGTCCACGACGGCGCCTTCGACATGAGCGCCAGCGTGAAGGCCTATTTCGCGCTGAAGATGATGGGCGATTCCGTCGATGCTCCGCACATGGTGCGTGCGCGCGAAGCGATCCATTCGCACGGTGGCGCGATCAACAGCAACGTCTTCACTCGGTTTCTGCTCGCGACGTTCGGCGTCGTGACCTGGCGTGCGACGCCGGTGCTGCCGATCGAGATCATGCTGCTGCCGTTCTGGTTCCCGTTCCACATCAACAAGATCTCGTACTGGGCGCGCACCACCATGGTGCCCTTGATGGTGATCGCCGCGCTGAAGCCGCGCGCGAAGAATCCGCTAGGCGTCGGCATCGACGAGCTGTTCCTCCAGGATCCGCGCTCGATCGGCATGACCGCGAGGGCGCCACACCAGAGCAAGGCCTGGTTCGTGCTATTCCGCGCGCTCGACAGC encodes:
- the hpnC gene encoding squalene synthase HpnC; this encodes MTSANELRSGKGDRDENFPVASWIIHPRHRALILAYYNFVRTADDIADHATLPADEKLRYLDLFEAELLGKGETQAEAVVLRRALAERGMAPRHALDVLIAFRMDVTKLRYENWDEVIHYCRYSAMPVGRFMLDVHGESTATWAASDALCAGLQINNHLQDCGKDFRELNRVYLPRDALAASGATVEQLGLTQSPPAMLACLQGLAVRNEALLGEGRSLSAEIRDVRLGVDVAVIQAYADRIVRLLKVRDPLRERVHLNKFELLMFSLAGMVGELGRRAIGRKAISNPGTAHDA
- the hpnD gene encoding presqualene diphosphate synthase HpnD; translated protein: MTLEATAPSADYGSSASNSSFYAAMRILPRDQREAMFQIYSFCRQVDDIADSDGPRDQRLAALQEWRNDIDALYQGNPPPRLKDYVASVKTFGLKREDFLAIVDGMEMDVPQDIRAPDMATLDLYCDRVASAVGRLSVRVFGLPEEDGIQLAHHLGRALQLTNILRDIDEDATLGRLYLPREALLHAGITSDDPNRVIAERALPKVCLPLTQRAKAHFEKSDEIMNRNRRRVVRAPRIMSKYYHSILDLLIARGFNAPRESVRVSKVTRFAILFRYAFI
- the hpnE gene encoding hydroxysqualene dehydroxylase HpnE, translating into MQNTAHIIGAGISGLSAAVRLANAGYKLAVHEATHQAGGRCRSYFDGATNLTIDNGNHLLLSGNSHARAYARSIGTEAGLVGPETAQFPFVDIKTGQRWQIDLGNGRWPAWVLDEGRRVPDTGLTDYLKLAPLIWASEQTLVGKSIPCEGILYQRLVQPLLLAALNVDPPEGSAGLAGAIVRETLLAGGQACRPLIARDGLSAVLIEPAVKFLQDRGHTVQLGHELRSFVSADGKVGALNFGGEDVVQLSAGDVIVMAVPPRAATSLLPGLTAPTEFRAIVNAHFRVEPPPGSAPILGVIGGVVEWLFAFPNRLSVTISNGDRLVDMPREELAQAIWNDVCEAGGVSGELPPWQIVRERRATFAATPAQNALRPGPATTLKNLFLAGDWTATGLPATIEGSVRSGDRAADLVLAAKRP